The Sorangiineae bacterium MSr11954 DNA segment CGGTCGCGTCGCCCGTGGACCGGAGCGCTCGGTCAACCACGCACCGGATGCCCGCAGCTTGCCGCGGCCCGCGCTCAACGGCAACGGCGACGGCCTCGGCGTCTTCGTCTTCGATCGCATGCACGATCTCACCATCTTGGAGGAGCACTTCACCCTCCCCGAGAGCTTCCACGTCGAGGAGTTCCTCGAGGGCGAATTTGGCATCGCCTCGAGCCCGCGCAAAACGCGGGTGCTCATCGAGTTCGACGCCAAAATCGCCGACGAAATTCGCGCGCGCAAGGTCCACCCCACGCAGCGCCTCGCCACCGCGCCCGATGGCCGTGTCCGTCTTTCCATGACGGTGGCCCACCTCGACGAAGTGCGTCGCTGGATCCTGGGATTCGGCCCCAGCGCACGCGTGCTGGAGCCGGGCGAGCTCATCGAAGATGTGCGCGAATCCCTGCGCGCGACACTCGAACGCTACTGAGCATCGACGCGTTTGTTGCACTGCGCAAATTAAGCTCTTTTTTACGGGGTTGCGCGATGAGAACGCCCGTGGGAAAAGGCTCGTTAAGCTCATGTCCAACGCGCTGCTGAACCTGTTGCCGAACACGCCCACCGCCACCGTCAAGCCCCCGGTCGACCCGGCCACCCTGACGTACCGCGAGCTGGAACGCGGGCCGTTCTGGCAGAAGATCCCCGCGTACCGCGAGGTCGACGAGAAGCAGTTCCTCGATCACACGTGGCAGGCGAAGCACACCATCACCAACACGGCCAAGCTGCTCCGTGCCGTGGAAGGTCTGGTGTCGCCCGCCTTCATCGCCGACGCCGAGGAGGGCTTCAAGCGCGCCCCCATGAGCGTGCGCGTGAGCCCGTACCTGCTCTCCCTCATCGACTGGGAGGATCCGTACAGCGATCCCCTGCGCATCCAGTTCGTGCCGGTGGCCTCGCGCCTCTTGCCGGATCATCCGAAGCTGGACCTCGACTCCTTGCACGAGCAGCAGGACGCGCCCGTCCCCGGCCTCACGCACCGCTATGTCGACAAAGCGCTCTTCCTCCCGCTCGATACCTGTCCCGTTTACTGCCGCTTCTGCACCCGCAGCTATGCGATCGGCCTCGACACCGAGGGCGTCGAGAAGGTGCACCTGCGCGCCAACGACGAGCGATGGAAGCGCGCCTACGAGTACATCGCCTCGCGCCCCGAGCTGGAGGACATCGTCATCTCGGGCGGCGACGCGTACCAGCTCCGCGCGCAGCAGCTCGAAGAGATCGGCATGACATTGCTCGCCATGCCCCACGTCCGGCGCATGCGGTTCGCCACCAAGGGCCCGGCGGTCATGCCCATGAAGATCCTGACCGACGACGCCTGGACCGACGCGCTCACCCGCGTGGTGGAGAAAGGCCGGCAGCTGCACAAGGAGGTGGTGCTTCACACGCACTTCAACCACCCCCGCGAGATCACCGGCATCACGCAAGATGCGATGAACAAGCTCATGGAGCGCGGTGTCACCGTTCGCAACCAGAGCGTGCTCCAGCGCCGGGTCAATGACACCCCCGAACAGATGACCCTCCTGGTCAAACGTCTCGGACACGTCAATGTCCACCCCTACTACGTGTACGTGCACGATCTGGTCAAAGGCGTAGAGGATCTGCGCACCACGCTCGACACCGCGCTGTACATCGAGAAGCACGTGCGCGGCGCCACCGCAGGGTTCAACACCCCCATTTTCGTGGTCGACGCCCCCGGCGGCGGCGGCAAACGCGACGCCCACTCGTACGAGTACTACGACCGCGAGAGCGGCATCAGCGTCTACACGGCCCCCGCCGTGAAGCAAGGCCTCTTCCTCTACTACGATCCGCTCGATCAGCTCAGCGACACGATGCGTCGTCGTTGGGCCGATCCCGCCGAGCACGAGGTCATGATCCGGCTAGCCATCGCCAAGGCACGCGAGCACGTTCGCTAACAGCGCAAAAGAACGAGGGCGCGAGAGGCGCGAACCGCTCTTGCGCCAAACCGGCCGCCCACCGCGCCAAGGTAGCGTTCCGCTGATCCCATTACCGATGCGGTCTGCCGCTTGCTATCGTACGGGGCAATGGTGAATCGCGGGGCCTTGGGTGGGACGGCGGTCGGTCTCTTATTCGTTGCTTTGGCAACATCAGGCTGCGAGCAACCGCCGCTGCCCACGTTCGACGCGGTCATCAAGGTGGAGAGCGATCCGGGGCTTCCGCTCGCAGGCGCGGTTCTGAGCCGCGAGCAGAAGGACGTGGCCACCACCGACGCCGAAGGCCGCGCCAAGCTCACCATCCGCGGTGTGGAGGGCACCCCGTTCGAATATTTCGTGCGATGCCCGCAGGACTACGAGTCACCCACCAAGCCGGTGACGGTGGTGTTGCGCAGCGTCGTGGACAGGAACAAGCCGCCGGAGTACCCGGTTGCCTGCCCTCCGCAGGTTCGCCAAGTGGTGGTGGCCGTGCGCGCCGATGGTGGACCGAACCTGCCGATCACGTACCTGCAACAAAAGGTGGCCACCACCGACGCCTCCGGCGCGGCGACCATTCTTTTGCGCATGCGGCCCGGGGATCAGTTCGAGCTCGGCATCGACACGTCCATGAAGGGTTACGAGCGCCTGAGCCCGCAAAGCCCGATTTTTGCGTTTACGGTCAAACCAAAGGACGAAGTCTTCAATCTGAATGCCAAATTCATTCTGAAGCAGGGAAAGATCGTTTACCACAAACCCAAAGTCGGCCCGATCGAAGTCAAAGTGCGCACGCCCGACGGCGAATGAACGGCGTAGGAAGCGGAATATTGAACGGTCCGCTCGCACGTCCGCTGCCCGCGTGCGTCCGGCTGTGATAAGCTCTGCAGGATGAGCAGCACGCGTGCAGGTCCGAGGTTTCAAGCCCTCGGCGTGGCGTTGATCGCCGTCTTTGCGACGGGCGCCAAGTGTGAGGAGCCCCCGGTTCCCACCTTCGACGTCCACTTCAAGGTGGAGGGCGATCCCGGACAACCGTTGGCGGGCGCGGTCCTGGTTCAGAACCAAAAAGACGTGGCCACCACCGACGCGCAAGGCCGCGCCAAGGCCAGCTTGCAGGGCCAAGAAGGCACCGCCTTCGACTTTTACGTGCGCTGTCCGCAGGACTTCGAGTCACCGGCCAAGCCGATCAACGTGGTTTTGCGCAACGTGGTCGACAAGAACAAGCCGCCCGAATACCCGGTTGCGTGCCCTCCGCAGGTCCGCCAAGTGGTGGTGGCCGTGCGCGCCGATGGCGGGCCGAATCTTCCCGTGACCTACCTGCAGCAGAAGATCGCGACCACCGATTCTTCCGGCTCCGCGACCATCCTTTTGCGCATGCGGCCCGGCGATCAATTCGAGCTCGGCATCGACACTTCCATGAAGGGTTACGAGCGTATGCGGCCGCAGAATCCGATTTTCGCCTTTACCGTCAAACCCAAAGACGAAGTCCTTCCGCTCAATGCCAAGTTCGCGTTGGAAAAAGGACAAATCATCGTCCGCAAAGGTCCCGTAGGCCCGAAAGAGGTCAAAGTGCGCACCCCGGATGGCGATTGACGGTGCACGCCCCCGTCTCCCCCGTTCCGAATTCCTCGGAGAAAGAGAGCGGGAACGGGAACGTGTACGGGCAGAAGGCGTCTCCGTCCGCGCCCTCATCCGACGGGGTGGATCCACCATTACCGGGTCATGGTTCGGTCGCGATCCAGTGCGAAAAGAAGAATTCCGCCAACGGCAGAATATCGGACCCAACCGATGGTCTCCGAAAAAACTCGGCACTTTGAGCTCAGCCGAGGTGGGCAGCCTCCAAGCCGATCGCTCGGCGCCTCATGGCACGACGCGTGAAGTACATGTGGCACCGTGACGGACGGGCGCGGAGGCGGATAAGGCGGATGCGGCAGTTACCCGTCGCAAAAGGTTCACGGTCACGATAGAGTGCGGGTCGTTTTGGATATCGATTTCCAAAACAAAGGACGATTCGCGCTTCGAGCAGGGCCTCTCGTTCGAGGTGCGCCGCCCCCGGCGGCCGGTTTCCAACGAGCCAAACCACGTCAACCAACGGAAGATTCCCTTTTTAGAGCATGTTTCCCTTCCTCATTGCGGCCGTCGTACTCGCAGCCGCTGCGGCGTGGACGGATTGGCGGACCGGTCGAATCCCAAATTGGTTGACGTTCAGCGTTCTGGCGATTGCGCCCTTCGTGCATATTGCGCGTGGGTTGATCCAGGGGCTCGCCAAGGAGGATGCCCTCCTTCAAGGCGGCTTTTCGGTTCTCGGGGCCGTGATCTGCGTGCTCGTTCCGGCGTTTCTATACACGCGCAATGCCATCGGTGGCGGCGACTTGAAGGTCTTCGCAGCCATCGGCGCGCTCTGTCAGTATCCCATCGGATTCGAAGCGGAAATGTACGGTTTTCTGTCGCTCGCGCTCATCGCGCCGGCGCGACTGGCCTACGAGGGCAAGCTCCTTCGAACCATGAAGAACGCCGTCGGGCTCATGATCAATCCCTTCATGCCGAAGGAGAAAAAGGTCGTGATCCAACAAGAAATGATGAGTTGGATCCGAATGGGACCCGGCATCTTGATTGGCGCCATCCTGACTGCGGCGCTCCACTGGGGTGAGTAGCCCTCTTGATTGCTTACTCGGTAGAAGTTGCGCCGAATCATTCCAGCGCGTGCGATTTTTCTCGGGCGCGGGATGAGTTTGCTTTAGCATGGATCGCCGATGCTGGACGCTTCGCGCGCAATCTTGGATTTGTCCTTCCATTGCCCTTCATCACCGTTGCTTCCCGCAACCGTCAAACCCAGCTAAGCTGAGCTCCCCTCGATGAACCGCCGCGCTTTTGTCATCGCTCTGGTCGTCACCGTCATCGGCGTTTTTCTGCTCGCGCTGTATCAGCGCCGCTTCGAGACGGAGGCTTCGGGCGGTGAGAAGGTCAAGCTCCTCATCGCGGTCAAGCCCATCGAGCGCGGCTCCGTCATCGTCGACGACATGATCGCGACGCGCGAGGTGCCGCTGGCCTATGTGGAAGATCGCGCCATCAAGGAGTTCGAGCGGCCCAAAATCGTGGGCTTGCGCGTGGGCAACCTGGTGCAAGCGCAGCAAACGCTCATGTGGACCGACCTCGCCTCCAACGAGGAGCAGCGGGATTTGAGCGGGCTCATTCAGCCCGGCAGCCGCGCGGTCTCCATCCACACCTCGCGCGACGACTCCAACGCCGCGCTGATTCGCCCGGGTGACTACGTCGACGTCATCAGCGTCGTTCCGGAGACGGCCAAGACCGGCGAGCAGGAGCACATGACGTCGGTCGTGCTCATGCAGCGCGTCCTCGTCCTCGCCTCCGGCTTGAGCGTCTCGCCGCAGGAGTCGGTCGACCCCACCTTGGGCGGCGCGCGCTACGCGGACAACACCCTCCTGACCTTGAGCGTGACCTTGCCGGAGGCGCAGGTTCTTGCGCTGGCCGCGGAGAAAGGCCGCTTGGCCGTCGTGCTTCGTCCGCCGAACGACCAGCGCGTGACCTCTCAGGTCACCGAGTATTCCACCCGTCAACTTCTCGAAGCTCGAGAACGAGCAAACATGGCCAAAGGTGGGCGCGTTACTCCCATTGGACCCACGAACATCACCACGGAGACGAACAGATGAGGCTCGCGCATCACGCCGCGGTAGCCGTAGTTCTTGCTGCTGCCTTAACCACGACGATCAGCGTTCCGAGCTTTGCCCAGAGAGGCAAGCCGGCCGCTTCGAGCGACGATCACGCCAACGACGAGATCATCCTCGCGGTGGGTGAAACGAAG contains these protein-coding regions:
- a CDS encoding KamA family radical SAM protein; translation: MSNALLNLLPNTPTATVKPPVDPATLTYRELERGPFWQKIPAYREVDEKQFLDHTWQAKHTITNTAKLLRAVEGLVSPAFIADAEEGFKRAPMSVRVSPYLLSLIDWEDPYSDPLRIQFVPVASRLLPDHPKLDLDSLHEQQDAPVPGLTHRYVDKALFLPLDTCPVYCRFCTRSYAIGLDTEGVEKVHLRANDERWKRAYEYIASRPELEDIVISGGDAYQLRAQQLEEIGMTLLAMPHVRRMRFATKGPAVMPMKILTDDAWTDALTRVVEKGRQLHKEVVLHTHFNHPREITGITQDAMNKLMERGVTVRNQSVLQRRVNDTPEQMTLLVKRLGHVNVHPYYVYVHDLVKGVEDLRTTLDTALYIEKHVRGATAGFNTPIFVVDAPGGGGKRDAHSYEYYDRESGISVYTAPAVKQGLFLYYDPLDQLSDTMRRRWADPAEHEVMIRLAIAKAREHVR
- the cpaB gene encoding Flp pilus assembly protein CpaB, coding for MNRRAFVIALVVTVIGVFLLALYQRRFETEASGGEKVKLLIAVKPIERGSVIVDDMIATREVPLAYVEDRAIKEFERPKIVGLRVGNLVQAQQTLMWTDLASNEEQRDLSGLIQPGSRAVSIHTSRDDSNAALIRPGDYVDVISVVPETAKTGEQEHMTSVVLMQRVLVLASGLSVSPQESVDPTLGGARYADNTLLTLSVTLPEAQVLALAAEKGRLAVVLRPPNDQRVTSQVTEYSTRQLLEARERANMAKGGRVTPIGPTNITTETNR
- a CDS encoding A24 family peptidase, which translates into the protein MFPFLIAAVVLAAAAAWTDWRTGRIPNWLTFSVLAIAPFVHIARGLIQGLAKEDALLQGGFSVLGAVICVLVPAFLYTRNAIGGGDLKVFAAIGALCQYPIGFEAEMYGFLSLALIAPARLAYEGKLLRTMKNAVGLMINPFMPKEKKVVIQQEMMSWIRMGPGILIGAILTAALHWGE